The following is a genomic window from Taeniopygia guttata chromosome 11, bTaeGut7.mat, whole genome shotgun sequence.
tcggTCCCCTCGGTCCTCGCTTCTCTGTCACCGCGGTGTTTGGAGGCTGCATGATCCCCCCAATAAAGCACCACCCCcgtgcccaccctgctgctctctgcgTGCCAACCCCTGCCCCGGGGCTGGGTGGAGAGGCTGGCAGCGCCTGGATGGAGAGGCTGGCAGCGCCTGGATGCTGCCGTGCCCGGTGACACCGTGCCACCCCACCCGGTGGGGACAGCcgagggcagtgccagcccccccATTTCGGGTGGCCGCGGCTGGCAGCGAGCCGGGAGCGCCGGAGGCTCTGATGTGCCAGAGCGGGGGCTCGGCCCGCTGTGCCACATGCCATGTGCCATGTGCTGTGTGCCACGggctgtgtgccctgtgccatgTGCCCTGTGCCACATGACATGTGCTATGTACCACGTGCTACATGCCATGTGCAGTGTGCCATGTGCtgtgtgccatgtgctctgtgccctgtgccgTGTGCCACATGCCATGTACTGTGTGCCCTGTGCCGTGTTCTGTATGCCCTGTGCCATGTACTGTGTGCCATGTACTATGTGCCACATGCCCTGtgctgtgtgccctgtgccacaTGCCATGTGCCATGTGCCACATGCTACATGCCCTGGGCTGTGTGCCATGTGCTGTGTGCCGTGTGCCCTGTGCCACATGCCATGTGCCATGTGCCACATGCTACATGCCATGGGCTGTGTGCCCTGTGCTATGTGCCCTGTACCATGTGCCACACACCATGGGCAGTGTGCCCTGTGCCACACCCCTCACaccgtgtgtccccagctgtgttCCGTGTGCCATGtatgtgctgtgtgtgtgtgctgtgtgccaCGTGCCATGTGCCGTGCACTGTGTGCCATGTCCCACGTGTCTGTCCCGTGTGCCACATGCCATGTGCCATGCAGTGTGGCATACTCCGTGCATCTGTCCCGTGTGACATGTGCACTGCCGTGTGCCAGGCGCTGTGTGCCCTGTCATGCTCCCTGTGCCATGTGCTATTTGTCGTGTGCTCTGTGCCACTTGTCATGTGTTGCGTGTGCCATGTCCTGTGTGCCCCGTTCCCGGTGCCATATTCCTTTGCCATATTCCATGTTCCATATGCCATGCATGTGCTGTGCCACGTGCCATGTGCCGGGCACCGTGCCACGCTGCTGCCACGCGCTGTGTGCTCATGGTGCCGGCAGATGTTCCTGGCAAGGCAGCATGCCCAGGAGCAGAGTGTGCCCAAAGCCACCACAGGGACCGAAActggagcctggcacagcctcaGGGGGTAGGATGCTGCCATCCCCCTGGTGCgggcacagctgccaggctggcCCCATGCGGGTGTCACTCTGCgggacagctctgctgccctggggcgCTGCTGCAGCGCAGGGACGGGCAGGGGCGCGGTACCCGCACCCCCATCCAGCCCCTATTTACAGCTCCCGATCCATCCCCTTTAAGGCGGATCCCGAGTGTTGCCGTGGAAACCCAAACCTGCAGCAGGGCCGGTCCTGGCACCCCACCCATGGGGACAGATGGGtgccccaggctggctgcagagGGACCCCACGGGGCTGGGAAGGTCCGGAGGCACCACGCTGGGTTGTCCCCGCCggcaggaggggctggcagAGGTGGCGGGGTGACACGgctggcagaggggcagcagtggcaggaCACCGGTGCCACCGTCCCACAGTGCCACAGACCCCGCGGAGGGTCTcgccagctgtcccctctcagcCAGCCCTCGCCCAGGGTCCTGCTGGTGCCAGGGCAAGCCCCCACCCTGCCCACCCCGCAGGGGCAGGCTAAGGGAGCCGGTTCATTATTGATTTATTGATGAGCCTCTGCTGGCACGGGGCTCCACggggcaggcaggagaggggctggggggctcgGGGTGCTGCCTGCCTGGGACACCCCGGGGTGCTGGGGAGGCGGGACAAACCCCTCCGTGCCAACACCCCGGGAGGGGAGATGGGCAGGGGGAGCACCCAGCCAGGGTGGTCGGGGCAGAGGGTTCTGGAAGGGGATCGCTGGGAGGGAGACTCCGGGGGTAGGACCCTGGGTGCTGCCGGGGGAGCCACTCCGTGCCACAGCCGCGCTGTGCCCGCCCGGTCACTGCCCCATTGTCACTGCGGCTCCCGGGGACGCGGCCCCACCCCGATGCGCTCCTGATAAGAGCGGCTCTTCCCGCCTCACACCCGTGGGATTTGCTGCCTGCCTGGGAAcagcaataaatatttatttccgCAGGGCGGGATGGGCGGAAAGGGGGGTCAGGGCCACACGTCCCCGGCCGGGGAGAGCGGGGATGGCCACAATGCACGGCCGGAAAAGTTCCCCGCACCCAGCGAGGTGGGACAGTGCCACGGCCCCGCACCACAACCCCCAGCCCGTGTGCCGGGGTGACACGGGGGGTGTTTGATGGGGTGCCTGAGGGGTCCCTGCAGGGTCTCCAGGTGGGGGTTGTCAGCAGGTGAGGGCTCAGCGCCCCCCAAAGCCCTGCTCCGTCAGGCCATGGGCCATTGCGAGGGCAGCTCCGTGCCCCCCATCTCCTCCTGGTAGCGCCGGTTGAAGAGGGCGTTCTGCTCGGCGGAGAAGTGGCTGCGCCAGTCCCCCACCACCCCTGtggcacagagggacagggagtCAGGGCTGCCGTGCCCGCGGTGCCCCAGAACCCCCAGCCCCTTTCCCCGCACCTTTGCGCATGAAGCGGCCCTGGCTGTGGTCCATGATCTCGGCGGGGATCAGCGAGTAGTTGGCCATGGCGTTGTCCCGCATGGCGGagaagctgcagtgctgctccagggctgccagCGTGCCCGGTGCCAGCGGGCACCCCAGGAAGCCGCTGAGGCGCTGCGCTGTGCCGCGCAGGTCCTGGGGAGGAGCACGGTCAGCACCGGGCagtgatggggacagggatggggacaggacgGGGACACAGCGGGGCTCACCTGGTGCAGCTCCTCGTAGGTGACGTAGAGGATGTCCAGGAGGTGCCGCTGGCCCAGCCAGCCCTTGACGTGGTCAAACCAGGAGCCGTAGTGCACTGGGGGGAGGGAGGTGGGGGTGATGGGGGGCCCAGAGGCCGAGTGTCcccccacagacccccccaGGCCCTACCTGTGCCCTCGAGGAACTGCGTCAGGAAGGCATCGAAGGAGCCGGGGTCGGGCAGGAACTTGGCCAGGTGGTGGAAGTGGTAGAAGGAGACAGCGACATCTTTGGGGTTCCTGGCCACGTAGATCACCTGGAGGGACGCAGCGTCACCCCCACAGCGGGGGGATTCCCCTCCACCCCGCTCAGAAAGCCCCCAGCATTTCCCCAGCTGTGAGATGTCCCCGCAGGGACCCCCAGACCAGCGGGGCCCCCTCTCACCTTGGCCTTGCTGCGCTGCAGGGCGGGGGCCAGGACGTGGGCGGGCAGGTGGGAGGTGAGGAGCCGCGGGGTGTCGGTGTCCCGCAGCGCCTCCCGGCAGTAGATCTGCTCCAGCCAGGGCGCCCGCTCCCAGTTGGGGATGGTCTTGGCCGGGCGGGCATCGCCGAGGCTGAAGAGCAGCGTCAGGATCTCCTGCATCCAGGTGGTGCCTGCAGGGGTGGGCGTCAGGGCAGGGCCACGGGCCTGGCACCATGGATTGGCACAGCATGGCGCTGTATGGCACAGCGCGGATTGGCACAGCGAGGCAGGGCTCaggctgtcccatcccatcccatcccatcccatcccatcccatcccatcccatcccatcccatcccatcccatcccatcccatcccatcccatcccatcccatcccatcccatcccatcccatccctcccaaCCCCCCCGTACCAGCGGTcgggctggcagtgccatgtgCCCCCTCCCTGACCCCCAGGGACACCAGTCTGGGGCCGGGGACGGGAGGGCAGCAGGCCAGGGGCTCAGGGCAGGACCTGCTGGCCAGCGGTGCCCGTGCCGTGCCAAAGAGTGCCCGCGGGGACCGGGTCCGGGTGTCTCCCACCCCCCGGCACCCCGGGAAGATCTCCCCGCTGCTGCCCggtgtcccagccctgtcctgccacATCCCCTCgttgtccccgtgtccccccatgcCCTCACCCGATTTGGGGTAGGTGGCGATGAGCACGTCGGTGGGGCGGAAGGCGAAGGCGGCGGCGAAGCCGAGGGACTCCTGGGTGTGGAGGTGGCCGGGCAGGGCGATGCCCGCGAAGGTCTCGGTCACCTCCATGCGCTCCATGGCCCGGCCGGGCGGGACGCGCCGGGAGCCGCTTAAATAGCGGCGAAAGAGGAAgcggccccggcgggcggggggccGGAACCCCCCGGCACATTCCTGCCGGGGACCGGGAATCCTGCTGGGGCCAGCGCCGGGAGAGCGCTGCTGCGGGGCCGGAGACACCCGGGATGGGACGGGAGGGGACGGGAGGGGACGGGAGGGGTGgcagccctccctccctccctccccaggcccAGGAGAAACGTGGGGCTGCCTCACCTCGGGAAGGAGGCCGGGAAAGCCGAGGGATGCCAGCCCCACACCGTGCCCACCCCGAGCTCCCCGCGGCTGGCACGGCAGGAGAGGGTTCCCACCCCAGCACAGCGCAGCATGAGGTGTCCAGCCGGGCCGGCCATCTCCAGGTGGCTCCGTGCCATTCCCAGAAGCCCCACCAAGGCCCTGGCTGGGCaggacagcacagctggagccagcCGGGATGCACAGCTGGAGCCAGCCGGGATGCGCAGCATCCGCAGGagagccgtgcctcagtttcccctcgGGACGCTGCACCGGGAGCGGAGTGCGGGGGACCCAAGCACCCACGGAGGAGcggcagcagcccccagcacgGCCGTGCCAGCCCGGCTGTTTGCCCCCGGGCATGGGGCTGCTCGGCGCCAGGGCGGGGGGCGGCTCTGGGGTGGCTggagcccatcccagccccgtCACCGCACGCAAGCCGGAAAAGTTCATCCACAGCCGGCGCAGGCAGGGACTGCCCGAGGGTCCCGGGGCCGGggtgagcggggccgggggtgccgggggtgccgggggtgCCACTGCTGGACTGGGGGTGCCCGTGGGTGCCGGTGCCGGGGAGGCTGAGGAGAGGATGGGACTGGCACTGTCCCAACCAAAAAGAATCTGGGCTTCATTAGAGGATTGGGAGCGTCACCGCGGCTCGGAGGAGAGGCCGGGGCACGGCGCAGCcaccggggctgggctgggggaggccgcggagccctggcactgccaagcGGGCACAGGGCACCCAGGGAGGGGTAACGCTGCACTCCTGGTTATTCATTGACGGCGGGAGGGGACGGAGGAGCTCGGGGCGGCCATCCCGGCGCTTGTGCTCTCACGGTGGTGGCAGGTCCCCCTTTGTCCCCAGCAGCGCCCAGCAGAAGATGCCAGGCAGGAGCGTGTGGGTGCTGGCGCTGGCGCTGgcgctggcactgcccagcaccggacagcagcacctggaggagGCCGAGCGCATCATGAGCACCACGCCGGTCATCGATGGGTGAGCAAAGGTCACCTGGCCCGCAGCGTGCCCGGCTGCTCCTCTCTGTGGGAAACCCCAGCTGGGAAACCtgcggggacagcccggggggGGATTCCGGGGCCGGgcaccccagggctgtgtgggaACAGGGAGCGACTTTCCCTGGGGATCCCCGTGCCAGACACCCCAGGGCTGtgcggggacaggggacagcttTCCCGGGGATCCCCGTGCCAGGCGCCCCAGGGCtgttggggacaggggacagcttTCCCGGGGATCCCTTGGGACCCTCTGTGCAGCCGAGGGGATCCCCGGCGCCGCAGCCCGGCAGGGTACCGGGAAGCCGGGGTGAGGCTGCCCTGGGGGAAGTTCCTGCTCAGTCCTGAGTGACATCCCCGGTCCTTTCTCGGGACCCTGAGGAGGCTGCGGTCCCCTGCAGCATTCCCTCGTGGAGCAGTGCTGTGCTAccggagcagggcagggcagcaggggatGCGGGactgtgccaggagcaggaaGTGACACCCAGCCCAGATGCTGCCACTTCCccagtggcactgctgggtgTGGGACGTGCCTGCCAGGATGTCCCTGCGGTGTCATCCCTGTCAAAGGGACGTTGGGCTGGCTGCCCTGGGTGTGAGGGCTGATGATGGGTTGGAAAGGGACGCAGGGAGGGTCCTCCGGGGGGTCCCACATGGCACTGTCCCCTGGGAGTGACCTGTCTCCAGTTCCTGTCTGGAACTGCTTGGGTGGCTTTTGGCTGAGGGGACATGTGGGTGGACAAACGGACCGAGGGGGGgtggaggatggatggatgatggatggatggatggatggatggatggatggatggatggatggatggagggatgatggatggatggatggatggatggatggatggatggatggatggatggatggagggatgatggatggatggatggatggatggatggatggatggatggagggatgatggatggatggatggatggatgatgatggatggatggatggatggatgaaatGACAGACAGATGAGGGGACTGTGTGTGTGGCAAGCCAGGAGGGTGGGCATCCTGAGGACGAGTAGGCAGAGGGTCAAGCCACTCCtcagtgcccaccctgtccttGCCCAGGCACAACgacctgccctggcagctcctctgGAAGTTCAACAACCAGCTGAGGCTGCCAGCAGCCAACCTGACCCTGCTGAACGACACCCACACCAACATCCCCAAACTGCGCCGGGGGCACGTGGGCGGGCAGGTGGGAGCAGCGGGGTGGGCATTGGGGTGGGctctggggagggcaggggcaCCAGTGAGGATACCAGGGAGGGTGGGTGGTAttggggtgggcagggagggcaccAGGGTGAGCTTTGGGGCTCATGGGACAGCACCAGGACGGGCAGAGACAccggggcgggcagcggggtgggcagcggggcgggcagcagggtgggcagcgGGGCGGGCAGCAGGGCGGGCAGTGGCCCTGCTGACGGGGTGCCCGCGGCAGTTCTGGTCGGTGTACGTGCCCTGCGAGACGCAGAACAAGGACGCGGTGAGGCGCACGCTGGAGCAGATGGACGTGGTGCAGCGCATGTGCGACATGTACCCCGAGACCTTCGCCTGCGTCACCGACACCGGCGGTGAGCGGGCACGGGGACGTGGCACCGCGGGGGCGCTGAGGGGGCTGCCCGCCCCGGCTGatgccccccgccccccgcagGCATCCGGGAGGCGTTCCAGAGCGGGAAGGTGGCCAGCCTCATCGGGGTGGAGGGTGGCCACTCCATCGACAGCAGCCTGGGCGTCCTGCGCAGCCTCTACCGCCTGGGTGCCCGCTACATGACCCTCACCCACAGCTGCAACACCCCCTGGTAGGAGCCCTGGGGGCACAGAGCGTGGCAGCGCTGGCACGGGGGCGTGTGGTCAGAGGTGTGGCCGCTCTGATGCTCTCCTTGTTCTGCAGGGCTGACAACTGGCTGGTGGACACCAACGATGAAAAACCGGTGCACCACGGCCTCTCACCCTTTGGGAAGGTGAGGAATGGCATCAGCAGTGCTGTCCAGGAGCAGTGGCATTGGAGGAATGTGGTACTGGCACCCACTGGCCCCATGCTGAGTGCAGTCCagttccatccatccatcatccatccatcatccatccatccatccatccatcatccatctatcatccatccatcatccatccatccatccatccatccatcatccatccatccatcatccatccatcatccatccatcatccatccatcatccatccatcatccatccatccatccatccatccatccatccatccatccatccatccatccatccatccatcatccatccatccatcaatccatcatccatccatccatccatcatccatccatccatccatcatccatcatccatccatccatcaatccatcatccatccatccatcaatccatcatccatcatccatccatccatcaatccatcatccatccatccatccatcaatccatcatccatcatccatccatctatccatccatccatcatccatccatctatccatccatccatcatccatcatccatccagctctccctctctcccaccAGCCAAAAGCCACCCAAGCAGCTCCAGCCATCCCCGTGGGGACCCCTCCCATGCACCCCTcagtcccccagccccacccgtgtcccctgtcccagcagATGGTGGTGGAGGAGATGAACCGCCTGGGCATGATCGTGGACCTGGCCCACGTCTCAGTGGACACGATGAAGGTGGTGCTGAACATCTCCAAAGCTCCCGTCATCTTCAGCCACTCCTCTGCCTACAGCCTCTGCCAGCACCGCCGCAACGTGCCCGACGACgtgctgcagctggtggtgAGCGTGGGCACcgggcagggccagggggggttctggggctgggggctcagggctgaTCCCCCCCAGGCCTCCACGGGCAGCCTGGTGATGGTCAACTTCTACAACGCCTACGTGACCTGCAGCGACAAGGCCACGCTGTCCGACGTCGCAGGTGAGGGGGTGCCCAGGCGGGTGGGTGTGGCAGTGACCCACCCGTGCCCTGCtcagccccgtgtcccccccacaGACCACATGGACCACGTGAAGAAGGTGGCTGGTGCCCGGGCTGTCGGCTTTGGGGGGGACTACGACGGGGTCCCAGGGTAAAGGGGGTGATGGTGCAGGATGGGGTGGCACGGCGTGTCCCCACCGTGGGGACTCCCTGAGGGGTGTGTGGGTagctggggatgctgggggTGACCCAGCTGCGAGctgtggggtggcacagggtcCCTGCTGGCCTGGAGGACGTCTCCAAGTACCCCGCGCTGGTGGCCGAGCTGCTGGCGAGGAACTGGACGGAGGAGGAGGTGAAGGGGGCCCTGGCTGAGAACCTGCTCCGGGTCTTCAGCAGAGTGGAGGAGGTGAGCAGGGCgtggggggcacaggggtgtACAGGGCAAGGGGACACTGGGACCATGGGGacaagggtggcactgggaacaTCGGGAATGGAGATGTGAGGCACACGGGGACAcgtggcacagggacacttgGGCAGCACACATCAGGGCATGTGGCACTCGGGAATTTATGGGGACACACGGGGCACTGGGACTTGCGTGGGATGATttgggtggcaggagcgggcgGGCACTGCCCCTCACAGCCAGATCCCACCTTGTCCCCACGCAGGTGAAGAGGAGCCTGCAGGGCACGGCTGCCCACGAGACCCCCATCGCCTtcgaggagctgcaggggccGTGCAGAACCAGATACGGGTACCCCAACGGCGCTGGCACTGCCCGGCGCCCGCcggcagccctggcactggcGCTGGCACCGGCCCTGCTCCTCTCCGCGCTCTCCTAGCGCCCGGCTGCCACCGTGGCCCCGGCGCCGGGCACCACCCAGCGCTCCTTTCTGCCGGACCCGCTGGCAAAATAAAACCGTGGCTCGAGCAGTGCCGGCAGCGTGTCCGTGTGGGGCTGGAGGGACCCGCGACGGAGCCCACCGGCTGCTGGCTGGAGATGTTGGGTCCCCCCGGCATGTCACCGGTGCCCCCGGTATGTCACCGGTCCCCCCGCCATGTCACTGGTCCCCCCGGTATGTCACCGGTCCCCCCGGTATC
Proteins encoded in this region:
- the DPEP1 gene encoding dipeptidase 1 isoform X2 yields the protein MPGRSVWVLALALALALPSTGQQHLEEAERIMSTTPVIDGHNDLPWQLLWKFNNQLRLPAANLTLLNDTHTNIPKLRRGHVGGQFWSVYVPCETQNKDAVRRTLEQMDVVQRMCDMYPETFACVTDTGGIREAFQSGKVASLIGVEGGHSIDSSLGVLRSLYRLGARYMTLTHSCNTPWADNWLVDTNDEKPVHHGLSPFGKMVVEEMNRLGMIVDLAHVSVDTMKVVLNISKAPVIFSHSSAYSLCQHRRNVPDDVLQLVASTGSLVMVNFYNAYVTCSDKATLSDVADHMDHVKKVAGARAVGFGGDYDGVPGVPAGLEDVSKYPALVAELLARNWTEEEVKGALAENLLRVFSRVEEVKRSLQGTAAHETPIAFEELQGPCRTRYGYPNGAGTARRPPAALALALAPALLLSALS
- the DPEP1 gene encoding dipeptidase 1 isoform X1; translated protein: MGREGTGGDGRGGSPPSLPPQAQEKRGAASPREGGRESRGMPAPHRAHPELPAAGTAGEGSHPSTAQHEVSSRAGHLQVAPCHSQKPHQGPGWAGQHSWSQPGCTAGASRDAQHPQESRASVSPRDAAPGAECGGPKHPRRSGSSPQHGRASPAVCPRAWGCSAPGRGAALGWLEPIPAPSPHASRKSSSTAGAGRDCPRVPGPGAQQKMPGRSVWVLALALALALPSTGQQHLEEAERIMSTTPVIDGHNDLPWQLLWKFNNQLRLPAANLTLLNDTHTNIPKLRRGHVGGQFWSVYVPCETQNKDAVRRTLEQMDVVQRMCDMYPETFACVTDTGGIREAFQSGKVASLIGVEGGHSIDSSLGVLRSLYRLGARYMTLTHSCNTPWADNWLVDTNDEKPVHHGLSPFGKMVVEEMNRLGMIVDLAHVSVDTMKVVLNISKAPVIFSHSSAYSLCQHRRNVPDDVLQLVASTGSLVMVNFYNAYVTCSDKATLSDVADHMDHVKKVAGARAVGFGGDYDGVPGVPAGLEDVSKYPALVAELLARNWTEEEVKGALAENLLRVFSRVEEVKRSLQGTAAHETPIAFEELQGPCRTRYGYPNGAGTARRPPAALALALAPALLLSALS